A part of Kitasatospora acidiphila genomic DNA contains:
- a CDS encoding aminotransferase-like domain-containing protein, with amino-acid sequence MTRTTVTELADTLRRELARYSPGEKLASSRELMQQYQVSPVTVSRAIAALVAEGLVVSRPGAGVFRAEAARSAPAPGDTSWQEVALSAEAGVPPARVADATGVLTTLLLAPPEVVDLNSGYLHPSLQPERALAAALARAGRRPGAWSRPPVEGLPELRAWFARDIADGLTASDVLIAAGGQSALNTALRSLAVPGAPVLVESPTYPGILAIAKAAGLRPVPVPVDADGVRTDLLADAFAATGARLFVCQPLFHNPTGAVLSSERRDEVLRIARAAGAFVVEDDYARRLVHADAPPLPAPLAAADPDGVVVHIRSLTKPTSPNLRVAALAARGPALARLRAVQTVDSFFVPRPLQETALELVAAPAWAQHLRTLAAALRDRRTALATALTQLRPELMSHQIAYGAYQLWVRLPQGLTPEALTAAALRAGVAVTPGGPYFTAEPPAPHLRLSYGYAESVDQLAEGARRLDRALTETGVN; translated from the coding sequence ATGACCCGAACCACGGTGACAGAGCTTGCCGATACTCTCCGTCGCGAGCTCGCCCGCTACTCTCCCGGTGAGAAGCTGGCGTCCAGCCGGGAGCTGATGCAGCAGTACCAGGTGAGTCCGGTGACGGTCTCGCGGGCGATCGCCGCCCTGGTCGCCGAGGGGCTGGTGGTCTCCCGGCCGGGCGCCGGAGTGTTCCGCGCCGAGGCGGCACGTTCCGCGCCCGCGCCCGGGGACACCTCCTGGCAGGAGGTGGCGCTCAGCGCGGAGGCGGGCGTGCCCCCGGCCAGGGTCGCCGACGCGACCGGTGTGCTCACCACCCTGCTGCTGGCGCCGCCCGAGGTGGTCGACCTCAACAGCGGCTATCTGCACCCCTCGCTCCAGCCGGAGCGCGCCCTGGCGGCCGCGCTGGCCCGGGCCGGTCGACGGCCGGGCGCCTGGAGCCGGCCCCCGGTGGAGGGGCTGCCCGAACTGCGGGCCTGGTTCGCCCGGGACATCGCCGACGGCCTCACCGCGTCCGACGTGCTGATCGCCGCCGGCGGCCAGAGCGCACTCAACACCGCGCTGCGCTCGCTGGCCGTACCGGGGGCGCCGGTTCTGGTCGAGTCGCCCACCTACCCCGGCATACTCGCGATCGCCAAGGCCGCCGGGCTGCGTCCGGTACCGGTGCCGGTGGACGCGGACGGGGTGCGCACCGACCTGCTCGCCGACGCCTTCGCTGCCACCGGCGCCCGGCTGTTCGTCTGCCAGCCGCTGTTCCACAACCCGACCGGCGCCGTGCTCAGCAGCGAGCGCCGCGATGAGGTGCTGCGGATCGCCCGGGCGGCCGGGGCGTTCGTGGTGGAGGACGACTACGCACGGCGCCTGGTCCACGCGGACGCACCGCCGCTGCCCGCGCCGCTGGCCGCCGCCGACCCGGACGGCGTGGTGGTCCACATCCGCTCGCTGACCAAGCCGACCTCACCCAATCTGCGGGTCGCGGCGCTGGCCGCCCGTGGTCCGGCACTGGCCCGGCTGCGCGCGGTCCAGACGGTGGACAGCTTCTTCGTCCCGCGACCGCTGCAGGAGACCGCACTGGAGTTGGTCGCCGCCCCGGCCTGGGCGCAGCACTTGCGCACCCTGGCGGCCGCACTGCGGGACCGGCGAACCGCGCTGGCCACGGCGCTGACGCAGCTTCGGCCTGAGCTGATGTCTCATCAGATTGCTTACGGTGCCTATCAGTTGTGGGTACGGCTGCCGCAGGGCCTCACCCCGGAGGCGCTTACTGCCGCTGCCTTGCGCGCGGGGGTGGCGGTCACCCCGGGCGGGCCGTACTTCACCGCCGAACCGCCGGCGCCGCACCTGCGGTTGAGCTACGGCTACGCGGAGAGCGTGGACCAGTTGGCGGAAGGCGCCCGGCGCCTGGACCGGGCACTGACGGAGACTGGCGTCAACTGA
- a CDS encoding DMT family transporter: protein MTAHDSAIFTRSIAVGGTAFAALGVLCFSFTFPATSWALDGFGPWTITGLRGVLAAALAGVCLVVRRVPLPTGSDWPGLLAVAGGCVVGFPLLSTLALRTSSTAHSAVVIGMLPLATAALSALRTGARAPRMFWWAALAGAVVVLAFTLQQSAGRPSLADGYLFAALLACAAGYAEGGRLAQRMPGWQVVAWGVLAALPATALTCVLALPAEPVHLTPHSMVGLGYLAAVSQFGGFVAWYGGMASIGVLRASQLQLAQPLLTLCWAVLVLGERLPAAVPVTALAVVACIAVTQRVRG from the coding sequence ATGACAGCACATGATAGCGCTATCTTCACCCGCTCAATAGCGGTCGGTGGCACCGCCTTCGCCGCCCTGGGCGTGCTCTGCTTCTCGTTCACCTTCCCCGCCACCTCCTGGGCCCTCGACGGCTTCGGCCCCTGGACGATCACCGGGCTGCGGGGAGTGCTCGCCGCGGCCTTGGCCGGCGTCTGCCTGGTCGTCAGGCGCGTCCCACTGCCGACCGGCTCCGACTGGCCCGGGCTGTTGGCGGTGGCCGGCGGCTGCGTGGTGGGGTTCCCGCTGCTCAGCACCCTGGCGCTGCGGACCTCCTCCACCGCCCACTCCGCCGTGGTGATCGGCATGCTGCCACTGGCCACCGCGGCGCTGTCCGCGCTGCGCACCGGCGCCCGCGCGCCCCGGATGTTCTGGTGGGCCGCACTGGCCGGCGCCGTGGTGGTGCTGGCGTTCACCCTCCAGCAGAGCGCCGGTCGACCGAGCCTCGCCGACGGCTACCTGTTCGCCGCCCTGCTGGCCTGCGCCGCCGGTTACGCCGAGGGCGGGCGGCTGGCGCAGCGCATGCCCGGCTGGCAGGTGGTCGCCTGGGGCGTGCTCGCGGCACTGCCCGCCACCGCGCTCACCTGCGTTCTCGCCCTGCCCGCCGAGCCGGTCCACCTGACCCCGCACAGCATGGTCGGGCTCGGCTACCTCGCCGCCGTCTCCCAGTTCGGCGGCTTCGTGGCCTGGTACGGGGGCATGGCCTCGATCGGCGTCCTGCGCGCCAGCCAACTCCAGCTCGCCCAACCGCTGCTCACCCTCTGCTGGGCGGTGCTCGTGCTCGGCGAGCGGCTGCCGGCAGCCGTGCCGGTGACGGCGCTGGCGGTGGTGGCCTGCATCGCGGTCACCCAACGGGTGCGGGGCTGA